The Mycolicibacterium insubricum DNA segment AGCCGGGTGTAGCCACGCTCCAGGCACACCTGCGCCAGCCGGGACAGCAGCGCCCGGGCCAGGCCGCGGCGGCGAAACGCGGGTCGGACGTAGAGATCCTCCAGGTACACCCCGCCGACGCCGGCCCAGGTGGAGAAGTTGACGAACCACACCGCCATCGCGGCCACCGCGCCGTCGACCTCCACCACGAACGCGTCGGCCACCGGGTTGGGCCCGAAAAGCGCTGTGCACATCTGGATTTCGGTGACCGAGCACTGATCCAGCGCCTCTTCGAACTCGGCCAGCTCGCGGACCATCGCCACGATCTCGGTCTCGTCGCCGGGGCGGGCCGCGCGGATGAGCGTCATACCGTCACCCCCAGGCCGGCCAGGATGGTGCGGAACTTGGCGGTGGTCTCGGCGACCTCCTCGTCGGGGTCGGACTCGGCGACGATGCCGCCACCGGAATGCACGACGGCCACCTGCCCGTCGGCGCTGATCTG contains these protein-coding regions:
- a CDS encoding GNAT family N-acetyltransferase gives rise to the protein MTLIRAARPGDETEIVAMVRELAEFEEALDQCSVTEIQMCTALFGPNPVADAFVVEVDGAVAAMAVWFVNFSTWAGVGGVYLEDLYVRPAFRRRGLARALLSRLAQVCLERGYTRLSWAVLNWNTDAITLYDAVGGVPQSEWTTYRVSGRALTDLAGPA